In a genomic window of Besnoitia besnoiti strain Bb-Ger1 chromosome XI, whole genome shotgun sequence:
- a CDS encoding hypothetical protein (encoded by transcript BESB_020840) has protein sequence MKAGTVFAVLAICAFRAYTDGLSLGLARSVSAAYATNVVQLLRRLRKVRRHGEKVVLSQSCSTKPPHPTEPGNPSFLSLSTGVRTSTTLIGVFRFVGRGNVSPGLPEFDERLPAQSAVANLMEKFKMEHAPAPLPPISPALLGFVTRVTGLDLQDTKQTLKFSDIVTGEKITVRTRGLMPATSTCLTFHVESADRRHHFAFRVRVAEGGTPGVEKMENEVAAFEDSLRLLRRKMSLECFFSSGRLLTPLRTLSLRHVENKLIQQGEFSLLNEFHVVAKTEGTLEDLLRVLEADAESDRARFSITAQITSILDFLHGAGKGQPELHPKMFLIHESGAIVLDFDIVLQEGNDFPKTPFGNPVWMAPEVLQLWTGQHSSIRYDATVDAWPTGLILYKLWCGTLPFGLDDSKPLDNLLAVMQDALVRINSSELSFDGCPPIPRVIQGLIQGLLRKGWDRLKPGYLIRKTAVLRTATPDEIASILSDR, from the coding sequence ATGAAGGCAGGCACTGTATTTGCTGTTCTTGCCATCTGCGCATTCCGAGCTTACACCGATGGCTTATCGCTAGGGTTAGCACGCTCCGTGAGCGCAGCCTACGCAACCAATGTTGTTCAACTGCTCAGGAGGCTTCGCAAAGTGCGAAGACATGGCGAAAAGGTGGTTTTGTCTCAGTCGTGTTCCACGAAACCACCTCATCCAACAGAGCCAGGGAATCCTTCGTTTCTGTCGCTGTCGACGGGAGTGAGAACGTCAACCACCTTAATTGGCGTCTTCCGGTTTGTGGGTCGTGGGAATGTCTCGCCCGGCCTGCCGGAGTTCGATGAAAGATTGCCCGCCCAGTCGGCTGTCGCAAACCTCATGGAGAAGTTTAAAATGGAGCACGCCCCAGCCCCACTGCCACCGATCTCGCCAGCGCTTCTAGGCTTCGTGACGCGGGTCACAGGTCTTGACCTGCAGGACACGAAGCAAACTCTGAAATTCAGTGACATCGTAACAGGAGAGAAAATTACTGTGAGGACTAGAGGTCTCATGCCTGCAACCTCCACGTGTCTGACATTTCATGTCGAAAGCGCGGATCGGCGGCACCACTTTGCCTTTCGCGTCCGGGTGGCCGAAGGGGGGACCCCAGGTGTTGAAAAAATGGAAAATGAGGTCGCAGCCTTTGAGGATTCCCTGAGGCTTCTTCGTCGTAAAATGTCTCTGGAGTGCTTCTTTTCCTCAGGGCGACTACTCACGCCTCTCAGAACTCTCTCTTTAAGGCATGTGGAAAACAAGCTTATTCAGCAAGGCGAGTTTTCTCTTCTCAATGAGTTTCACGTGGTTGCGAAGACAGAGGGCACGCTGGAGGACCTGCTCAGAGTTCtagaggcagacgccgaatCAGACAGGGCCAGGTTCAGTATTACTGCGCAGATCACTTCGATTCTTGACTTCCTTCACGGTGCAGGGAAGGGGCAGCCAGAGCTCCATCCGAAGATGTTTCTGATTCACGAGTCGGGCGCCATTGTGCTTGATTTCGACATCGTTCTTCAGGAAGGCAACGATTTCCCGAAAACGCCGTTCGGGAACCCTGTCTGGATGGCTCCCGAGGTGTTACAGCTTTGGACGGGACAACACTCAAGCATTCGGTATGATGCGACAGTTGACGCTTGGCCTACTGGTCTCATCTTGTATAAGCTGTGGTGTGGAACTCTGCCGTTCGGGCTAGACGACAGCAAACCGCTGGACAATCTTTTGGCGGTAATGCAAGATGCGCTTGTTCGCATTAACAGCTCCGAACTGAGTTTTGATGGTTGTCCCCCCATTCCTCGAGTTATTCAGGGTCTGATACAAGGACTTTTGAGGAAGGGATGGGACAGGCTCAAACCTGGGTACCTGATTCGAAAGACTGCGGTATTGAGAACTGCTACGCCAGACGAGATCGCTTCAATTTTGTCTGATAGGTGA